Proteins found in one Methanospirillum hungatei JF-1 genomic segment:
- the argS gene encoding arginine--tRNA ligase, with protein sequence MYRTTCDAIAAILRQHTGKEDVMLTDGGDHADVASTIAFSLAKELRKAPAIIAQEIAGAISDQVMAETGAETRAVGPYVNFIFGAEYCMNVLEQAVREGYGKGQEKSERVVLEHTSANPNGPLHVGHIRNTIIGDTLARCFRKAGYPLEVQYYVNDMGRQIAIVAWGIATQGADIHAEGKGDHLIADVYIEANRHLEKEPALNAEIDRLMQLVESGDPDTISQFKIPVKRCLDGFKDTLAAMHVKHDRFIYESDFIRNGDTAKVLSRISHLPEARIEETLSLDLSAFGFEKNYILRRSDGTSVYAARDIAFHIWKGHNFDRVIDVLGADHKLIGTQLQATLEILGERVPEIVFFEFVSLPEGSMSTRKGKFISADELIAETERRAMEEVTARRSELSEEERKKIAHSVAISAIRYDIIRTIPEKSTVFDWKEALDFEKQSGPYIQYAHARACSILEKAESYTPCFEAEGEGEIALTKQIALFPKVITEVVTELKPHLLAIYARELADIFNSFYHAEPVLRAEGKIRDRRLTLVDATRNTLKEALETLGIDALRAM encoded by the coding sequence ATGTACCGCACAACGTGTGATGCAATTGCTGCAATACTCAGGCAGCATACAGGAAAAGAAGATGTCATGCTGACAGACGGCGGAGATCATGCCGATGTCGCCTCAACCATTGCATTTTCCCTGGCAAAAGAACTTAGAAAAGCTCCAGCCATAATCGCCCAGGAGATAGCCGGAGCAATCAGTGATCAGGTAATGGCTGAGACCGGTGCAGAGACCCGGGCTGTCGGCCCTTATGTCAATTTCATCTTCGGAGCAGAATACTGCATGAACGTGCTGGAGCAGGCTGTCCGTGAGGGATACGGAAAAGGGCAGGAAAAATCCGAGCGGGTGGTTCTGGAGCACACATCTGCAAACCCGAACGGCCCCCTTCATGTCGGGCATATCAGAAACACTATAATCGGCGATACGCTGGCCAGATGCTTCCGAAAGGCCGGTTATCCACTTGAAGTCCAATACTATGTCAATGACATGGGCAGACAGATAGCAATAGTTGCCTGGGGAATTGCAACCCAGGGGGCAGATATCCATGCCGAAGGAAAAGGCGACCATCTGATAGCCGATGTATACATCGAAGCAAACCGCCATCTTGAAAAAGAACCTGCTCTCAATGCAGAGATCGACCGGCTCATGCAACTGGTTGAATCAGGCGATCCTGATACTATCAGCCAGTTCAAGATCCCGGTGAAACGCTGTCTGGACGGATTTAAAGATACCCTTGCCGCCATGCACGTGAAGCATGACCGGTTTATCTATGAGAGTGACTTTATCCGGAATGGCGATACAGCAAAGGTTCTTTCCCGGATCTCCCACCTCCCAGAAGCACGGATTGAGGAGACCCTCTCTCTTGACCTCTCCGCATTTGGGTTTGAAAAGAATTACATCCTGAGACGCTCTGACGGGACAAGTGTATATGCCGCGCGTGACATTGCCTTCCACATCTGGAAGGGCCATAACTTTGACCGGGTCATCGATGTCCTGGGTGCTGATCACAAACTTATCGGGACTCAGCTGCAGGCAACCCTTGAGATTCTGGGTGAACGGGTGCCGGAGATAGTCTTCTTCGAGTTTGTCTCTCTTCCTGAAGGATCGATGAGTACCCGGAAAGGAAAATTCATCTCTGCCGATGAACTGATTGCAGAGACTGAACGGCGGGCAATGGAAGAGGTTACCGCACGAAGGTCAGAACTCTCCGAAGAGGAACGCAAAAAGATCGCTCACTCTGTTGCGATATCAGCCATCCGATATGATATCATCCGGACCATACCAGAAAAGAGCACGGTGTTTGACTGGAAAGAGGCCCTTGACTTCGAAAAACAGAGCGGGCCATATATCCAGTATGCCCATGCACGTGCCTGTAGCATTCTTGAAAAGGCCGAATCATATACACCCTGTTTTGAGGCAGAAGGAGAAGGAGAGATTGCACTCACCAAGCAGATAGCTCTGTTCCCGAAAGTTATTACCGAGGTTGTCACTGAGCTGAAACCTCATCTTCTTGCGATATATGCCCGTGAACTTGCCGATATATTCAACTCATTTTATCATGCTGAGCCGGTGCTCAGGGCAGAAGGAAAGATCAGGGACCGGCGGCTGACTCTGGTTGATGCAACGAGAAATACGCTCAAGGAAGCATTGGAAACGTTGGGGATTGATGCACTCCGTGCAATGTGA
- a CDS encoding DUF2637 domain-containing protein, translating to MREIIKKVCLGAVALFCAIVAGCAFLLSYTNLRELAEKAGISSSLSPLWPICLDSLLVVSSIAILYNNLSRKGSLRLWAIFIAFSLGSLWFNVSNSPDNLQVQLVHALPPCALCVAIEILTYMLRSKLDEGDSLSQNINDGLFISESVCIDKNSKALPHSTQLIGEKEKVLEYFIQNPRVTYRQAGEDLNLSPSIVSMRAKQLVEEGFLAKEVVFTKRGRKPNNYQVEEFFT from the coding sequence ATGAGGGAGATTATCAAGAAGGTATGTTTAGGGGCGGTAGCGTTATTCTGTGCGATTGTTGCAGGGTGTGCATTCCTTCTCTCATATACAAATTTGCGGGAGCTAGCAGAAAAAGCAGGCATTTCTTCTTCTCTCTCCCCCTTATGGCCAATATGCTTGGATTCATTATTAGTAGTATCAAGTATTGCCATACTCTACAATAATCTTTCGAGAAAGGGTTCTCTTCGGCTTTGGGCGATTTTTATTGCCTTTTCATTGGGAAGTTTATGGTTTAACGTTTCAAATAGTCCTGATAATCTTCAGGTTCAGTTGGTACATGCCTTGCCGCCGTGTGCCTTATGTGTTGCTATTGAAATCTTGACCTATATGTTGCGATCAAAGTTAGATGAGGGGGACAGTCTCTCTCAAAATATTAATGATGGTTTATTTATTTCAGAATCTGTGTGTATTGATAAGAATTCGAAAGCGTTACCTCATTCAACACAATTGATAGGGGAAAAAGAAAAGGTACTTGAATATTTCATTCAGAATCCGCGTGTAACCTATAGACAAGCGGGTGAAGACCTAAATCTTAGCCCATCAATCGTCTCTATGAGGGCGAAACAACTTGTAGAGGAAGGTTTTCTGGCAAAAGAAGTCGTTTTCACTAAAAGGGGAAGAAAACCTAATAATTATCAAGTAGAAGAATTTTTCACATGA
- the prf1 gene encoding peptide chain release factor aRF-1 → MSEAVELDEARRKYEFKKMLERLEAKEGSGTELISLYIPPDKQIFDVTAQLRDEFGQCANIKSKQTRTNVQSAISSILSRLKYYSKPPENGIAVFCGTVNKHGDRQDLECDIVNPPEPLNLYLYRCSSRFELEPLREMLEEKYVYGLLVLDRREAYWGFLRGNRIDPVGGTTSTVPGKQRKGGQSSIRFERLRLIAINEFYKKVGERASEIFLNEKDFFNRFKGLLIGGPSPTKEEFEEGNFLHHEVQKRIIGLFDVAYTNESGLPELVEAAEDALKGQEVIEEKHLMDRFFKELVKDNGLAAYGEQSIRANLEIGAVDTLLLSDKLRKSRLSIKCDACGYTEEKTVLITPGENPEDIELGSCPKCTSPLVLADSSDIVDELTYLADQSNSKVAIISDDFEEGSQLFTAFGGIAAILRYRTGY, encoded by the coding sequence ATGAGCGAAGCGGTTGAACTGGACGAAGCAAGACGGAAATATGAATTTAAAAAGATGCTTGAGCGTCTGGAGGCAAAGGAAGGGAGTGGAACCGAACTTATTTCTCTGTATATTCCTCCTGACAAACAGATCTTTGATGTAACCGCCCAGCTCAGGGATGAGTTTGGCCAGTGTGCGAACATCAAGTCCAAGCAGACACGGACCAATGTCCAGAGTGCTATCTCAAGTATTCTTTCCAGGCTCAAATATTATTCAAAGCCTCCGGAGAATGGAATAGCAGTCTTTTGTGGTACCGTTAATAAACACGGGGACCGGCAGGATCTTGAGTGTGATATTGTAAATCCACCTGAACCGCTCAACCTCTACCTGTACAGATGCAGTTCCCGTTTTGAACTGGAACCACTCCGGGAAATGCTTGAGGAGAAGTATGTGTATGGCCTGTTGGTACTGGACAGGCGTGAGGCATACTGGGGATTTTTACGGGGAAACCGGATTGACCCCGTTGGTGGGACAACATCCACCGTCCCAGGAAAACAGCGGAAAGGTGGTCAGTCAAGTATCCGTTTTGAACGTCTCCGTCTTATCGCGATAAATGAATTTTATAAGAAGGTCGGTGAGCGTGCCAGCGAGATATTCCTCAATGAGAAGGACTTTTTTAACCGGTTCAAAGGGCTACTGATTGGCGGGCCCTCTCCGACAAAGGAAGAGTTTGAAGAAGGGAATTTTCTGCATCATGAAGTCCAGAAGCGGATCATTGGACTATTTGATGTAGCGTATACCAATGAGAGCGGTCTTCCGGAACTTGTCGAAGCGGCAGAAGATGCGCTGAAAGGTCAGGAAGTCATTGAAGAGAAACACCTCATGGACCGGTTCTTTAAGGAACTTGTCAAGGATAATGGTCTTGCTGCGTATGGAGAACAGTCAATCAGGGCAAATCTTGAGATCGGTGCGGTAGACACATTGCTGCTATCGGATAAACTGAGGAAAAGCCGGCTCTCCATAAAATGCGACGCTTGTGGATATACAGAAGAGAAGACCGTCCTTATTACTCCTGGCGAAAATCCGGAGGATATCGAACTTGGCTCCTGTCCAAAGTGTACGTCTCCGTTGGTGCTTGCTGACTCTTCAGATATTGTTGATGAACTGACCTATCTTGCCGACCAGTCCAACAGCAAGGTCGCAATTATCTCTGACGACTTCGAAGAGGGATCACAGTTATTTACGGCATTTGGTGGTATTGCCGCAATTCTCAGATACAGGACAGGATACTGA
- a CDS encoding bifunctional DNA primase/polymerase, whose translation MTKLEFNTEKEAIRSTVVDEKLKECRFILVASGSKNPIEKEWSSKNNYSIDDPVLQKHISSGGNYGVIPSSTIAVLDVDEKDIFDRLEILDYLKETFIVKTGSDDGYHIYLKIKDECPAKKIPLYDPKDNSKHIGEIFFSDCPAFVVGPGCTHPSGNKYLITNDAPIMEITYNQIQEMILSKVHYKTLFRMILPIKPQ comes from the coding sequence ATGACAAAGTTAGAATTCAACACGGAAAAAGAAGCCATCAGATCTACTGTTGTCGATGAAAAATTAAAAGAATGCCGGTTTATCCTCGTTGCGTCTGGATCAAAAAATCCTATAGAAAAGGAGTGGTCCAGTAAGAATAATTATTCCATTGATGACCCAGTACTCCAAAAACACATATCATCGGGGGGAAATTATGGTGTGATACCATCTAGCACAATTGCAGTTCTTGATGTTGATGAAAAAGACATTTTTGATCGTTTGGAAATCCTTGATTATTTAAAGGAAACCTTTATTGTCAAGACAGGTTCTGATGATGGCTATCACATTTATCTTAAAATTAAGGACGAATGCCCTGCCAAAAAAATTCCACTCTATGATCCCAAAGATAATAGCAAACACATCGGAGAGATTTTTTTTTCAGATTGTCCAGCCTTTGTAGTTGGACCCGGATGCACACATCCTTCTGGTAATAAGTATCTCATCACAAATGATGCCCCTATTATGGAAATAACCTATAATCAAATTCAGGAGATGATACTTTCAAAGGTTCATTACAAGACTTTGTTCAGGATGATTCTTCCAATCAAACCACAGTGA
- the twy1 gene encoding 4-demethylwyosine synthase TYW1, which translates to MHSVQCDQSKKALRRMGYQFFHPDSSAALKPCLWCKRSLSGGDQCYKNQFYGITSHRCVQFTPTLRCNHTCLFCWRSFEHEYTGEKDLLPQEIVSRIPFLQKKALGGYKVSPKVTKEKWEEALQPDQYAISLAGEPTLYPHLPELIDLLNQTGGTTFLVSNGTMPDVLKRCHPYQKYISLTAPDRETYLRIARPREDYWDQVLESISCLGHETDAGDRTAIRVTLVRGINDQDPEGYARIIQESGAQFVEVKAYMHVGYSQRRLTIKHMPLHDEIEHFTKRMLPHLSYRVLGENTLSRVICLERVS; encoded by the coding sequence ATGCACTCCGTGCAATGTGACCAGTCAAAGAAGGCACTCCGGAGGATGGGATACCAGTTCTTCCATCCTGATTCTTCTGCTGCCCTCAAACCCTGCCTCTGGTGTAAACGATCCCTCTCCGGCGGGGATCAGTGTTATAAGAACCAGTTTTACGGCATAACCAGTCACCGGTGTGTGCAGTTTACCCCGACCCTTCGGTGTAATCATACTTGTCTTTTCTGCTGGCGCTCATTTGAGCATGAGTATACCGGTGAAAAAGATCTCCTGCCACAGGAGATCGTATCCCGCATTCCATTTCTCCAGAAAAAAGCCCTGGGGGGATATAAAGTCTCACCAAAGGTTACTAAAGAGAAATGGGAGGAGGCATTACAGCCTGACCAGTATGCCATCTCTCTTGCAGGAGAGCCAACCCTCTATCCGCACCTGCCTGAACTGATTGATCTACTTAATCAGACAGGAGGCACAACATTTCTCGTATCAAACGGCACGATGCCGGATGTATTGAAACGGTGCCATCCGTACCAGAAGTACATCTCCCTCACCGCCCCTGACCGCGAGACTTATCTTCGGATTGCACGGCCTCGGGAGGACTATTGGGACCAGGTCCTTGAGAGTATCTCGTGTCTGGGACATGAAACCGATGCGGGAGACCGGACTGCTATCCGTGTCACCCTTGTCAGGGGGATCAATGACCAGGATCCGGAGGGGTATGCACGGATTATTCAGGAGAGCGGTGCACAATTTGTTGAAGTGAAGGCGTACATGCATGTCGGATACAGCCAGCGGCGGCTTACTATCAAGCATATGCCCCTTCATGACGAGATTGAACATTTTACGAAGAGAATGCTTCCACATCTTTCATACAGAGTCCTGGGTGAAAACACGTTGTCGCGGGTTATCTGTCTGGAGCGAGTTTCATGA
- a CDS encoding PKD domain-containing protein, protein MMDGIRIIRPAAMLAVLLCLLMMTAGAVPPLPAEFYGKVTVDGTPASIGTALIAKINDQVRGKIALSTAGTYGGTGIFDDKLVVAATEDDVKSGSATISFYIGDKKADQTVPFEPGVAKELDLTVGNFGADFTANPTSGAAPLTVQFTDTSTTEWSVWTWDFGDGGSSVIKNPSHVYETPGTYTVKMTVGSMSGTYTVTKDNYITVTQSGGIVADFTATPTSGTAPLTVQFTDTSTGSPTMWAWDFGDGTTEGMIANPSHTYQNAGTYTVKLTASSATGGSSTKTKEGYITVTQSGGIVANFTAAPTSGTAPLTVQFTDTSTGGPTMWSWDFGDGTTEGMLANPSHTYQNAGTYTVKLTASSATGGSSTKIREGYITVSPSGSGPTAAFTVDKRSGPKPLTVQFTDQSTGGPTMWAWDFGDGGTSMVASPSYTYQEAGVYTVSLTASNTAGSDTKTEKDYISVTGDIPPPVAMFEATPLSGSAPLTVQFTDLSIGPPTSYAWDFGDGGTSTEANPSHVYSAGGTYTVKLTVKNSGGSHTMTRENYISVGGSGIIADFSGTPTSGTVPLTVQFTDLSTGGPTMWAWDFGDGGTSTVASPSYTYQTPGTYTVKLTASSQTGGTSTKVREGYITVSPSGGIIADFVGTPTSGNAPLTVQFSDRSQGGPTMWSWVFGDGGTALVANPVHVYQQPGKYTVSLTASNQASSNTAVKTDYVTVSSGPVGSGSIRIIYAPDRSSVYLDNALKGETKFLQTFRIENLPAGSYQLKVTKPGFSDYYVNVPVTSGRATEVVADMRLQPSQNGILSVYTYPAGSTVYVDGVEAGTGPLWLADVTPGMHQVRVSSAGYLDWNQAIDVKGGGSVNYVTAALYPSWWTPIYGYVMISSMPGNGVAYLDGVAQGKTPVTLSQVSPGQHTIRIELPGYQPWEQVVNVMEGRTSYVLAQMTTGGSSGTTPVIVASAGNTTN, encoded by the coding sequence ATGATGGATGGGATTCGAATAATCAGGCCGGCGGCTATGCTGGCTGTTCTGCTCTGTCTGCTGATGATGACGGCAGGGGCAGTACCACCGCTGCCTGCCGAATTTTATGGTAAAGTAACCGTTGACGGAACACCTGCTTCAATTGGTACTGCGCTGATCGCAAAGATCAATGATCAGGTACGAGGAAAAATTGCTCTTTCCACTGCCGGAACATATGGTGGGACCGGCATCTTTGATGATAAACTCGTTGTTGCTGCAACCGAAGATGATGTGAAATCCGGATCGGCAACCATATCCTTTTATATTGGGGATAAGAAGGCAGACCAGACCGTTCCATTTGAACCTGGTGTTGCCAAAGAACTGGATCTGACGGTTGGCAATTTCGGAGCTGACTTTACGGCAAACCCGACTTCAGGAGCGGCACCACTTACGGTTCAGTTTACTGATACATCCACGACCGAGTGGTCAGTATGGACCTGGGACTTTGGCGACGGAGGTAGCTCGGTCATTAAAAACCCAAGCCATGTATACGAGACTCCGGGAACCTATACCGTTAAGATGACCGTGGGCTCCATGAGCGGTACCTACACCGTCACCAAGGATAATTACATTACCGTAACCCAGTCCGGGGGCATTGTTGCTGACTTTACTGCGACACCGACATCAGGAACCGCTCCGCTCACCGTCCAGTTCACTGACACATCAACCGGAAGCCCGACCATGTGGGCATGGGACTTTGGGGACGGAACCACAGAAGGAATGATTGCAAATCCCTCGCACACATACCAGAATGCCGGTACATACACCGTAAAACTGACCGCAAGTTCAGCAACCGGTGGTTCCAGTACCAAAACAAAAGAGGGATACATTACCGTAACCCAGTCCGGTGGCATTGTTGCAAACTTTACCGCAGCACCGACATCAGGTACTGCTCCACTGACAGTTCAGTTCACCGACACCTCAACCGGAGGTCCGACCATGTGGTCGTGGGACTTTGGTGACGGTACAACGGAAGGAATGCTCGCAAATCCCTCACACACATATCAGAATGCCGGAACATACACCGTAAAACTAACGGCAAGTTCAGCAACCGGTGGCTCCAGTACCAAAATTCGGGAAGGATATATCACCGTCAGCCCCTCGGGCTCCGGACCCACTGCAGCCTTTACCGTTGACAAGCGGAGTGGGCCAAAACCCCTGACTGTTCAGTTCACTGATCAGTCCACCGGAGGGCCGACCATGTGGGCATGGGACTTTGGAGATGGTGGAACCTCAATGGTCGCATCACCATCATACACCTACCAGGAAGCAGGAGTGTATACCGTCAGTCTGACCGCCTCCAACACGGCAGGATCTGATACCAAGACAGAAAAGGACTATATCTCTGTGACCGGAGACATACCGCCTCCGGTAGCAATGTTTGAAGCAACACCACTCTCCGGCTCTGCTCCACTGACGGTCCAGTTCACTGACCTGTCAATCGGACCGCCAACTTCCTATGCATGGGACTTTGGGGATGGCGGAACTTCAACCGAGGCAAATCCAAGCCACGTATATTCCGCTGGTGGCACATATACCGTCAAGCTCACGGTGAAGAATAGTGGCGGATCTCACACCATGACCCGTGAGAATTACATATCTGTTGGTGGATCAGGAATCATTGCAGACTTCTCTGGAACACCGACCTCAGGAACCGTGCCACTCACCGTCCAGTTCACTGACCTCTCGACCGGCGGGCCGACCATGTGGGCATGGGACTTTGGGGATGGCGGAACCTCGACGGTTGCATCACCTTCATACACCTACCAGACCCCAGGAACCTACACGGTCAAACTTACCGCATCATCTCAGACTGGTGGCACGAGCACCAAGGTCAGAGAAGGATATATCACGGTCTCCCCATCGGGCGGTATTATTGCAGACTTTGTTGGAACCCCAACGAGTGGAAATGCACCTCTGACAGTCCAGTTCAGTGACCGTTCCCAGGGTGGGCCGACCATGTGGTCATGGGTCTTTGGAGACGGTGGAACCGCACTGGTTGCAAATCCGGTACATGTATATCAGCAGCCTGGCAAGTACACCGTCAGTCTTACGGCGAGCAATCAGGCATCATCCAATACTGCAGTAAAGACAGATTATGTCACGGTCTCTTCAGGACCGGTTGGTTCAGGATCAATCAGGATAATTTACGCACCTGATCGGTCGTCTGTTTATCTTGATAATGCCCTGAAGGGTGAGACAAAATTCCTGCAGACGTTCAGAATAGAGAATCTCCCGGCAGGAAGCTACCAGCTGAAAGTTACCAAGCCAGGATTTTCAGATTACTATGTGAACGTTCCGGTTACTTCAGGCAGGGCAACTGAGGTCGTTGCAGATATGAGACTGCAGCCAAGCCAGAATGGTATCCTGAGCGTGTATACCTATCCGGCCGGATCAACGGTGTATGTTGATGGCGTGGAGGCAGGAACTGGTCCGCTCTGGCTTGCCGACGTAACTCCAGGTATGCATCAGGTACGGGTCTCCTCTGCAGGGTATCTTGACTGGAACCAGGCTATTGATGTGAAAGGTGGCGGAAGTGTGAACTATGTGACCGCCGCTCTCTATCCGTCATGGTGGACACCCATTTACGGATATGTGATGATCTCATCCATGCCAGGGAACGGAGTGGCCTACCTTGATGGAGTGGCTCAGGGTAAAACTCCGGTTACCCTGTCACAGGTTTCTCCAGGGCAGCATACCATCAGAATCGAACTGCCCGGCTATCAGCCTTGGGAACAGGTCGTGAATGTTATGGAAGGAAGAACGTCCTACGTCCTTGCCCAGATGACCACCGGTGGCAGCAGTGGAACGACCCCGGTGATTGTTGCATCCGCAGGGAATACGACCAATTAA
- the sepS gene encoding O-phosphoserine--tRNA ligase: MIFDTEEFKKRGKEDFESAWHAGPSVLTPPTTDLMYPRLTYLRAQAHPVFETIHRLREAYLAIGFQEAENPIIVDEQEVYRQFGPEAMAVLDRVFYLGGLPRPNVGIGKEQIQKINSILGRDLSEDEEESLRKTLHAYKKSEIDGDELAYELSGVLHTDDARIVEILDRVFPEFRALKPESSRQTLRSHMTSGWFQTLGAIWEKVPHPIRLFSIDRCFRREQAEDSHRLMSYHSASCVVAGEYVTIEDGKAVARALLSAFGYTDFEFRPDDKRSKYYMPDTQTEVYAAHPDHGWVEVATFGIYSPVALAEYGVGIPVMNLGLGVERMAMIMNKAKDVRELCFPQFFPIRYTDTELAAGVSLLAEPATTPGKNLVRSLINTAVTHSTAIGPCSFVAFEGEIAGKQIRVYVEEPEENAKLLGPACMNEIFVHKGAILGVPDTEKFAEVRKNGISTGISYLFAAASQAAAEIEQAAHFGIPTTVQIKMARLPGDINLKIEPWVMRYITDNNLKTDVRGPVFLTIRSEVLPTSEV; encoded by the coding sequence ATGATATTTGACACAGAAGAGTTTAAAAAACGAGGGAAGGAGGATTTTGAATCAGCATGGCATGCAGGGCCATCTGTTCTTACCCCCCCGACGACTGATCTGATGTATCCCCGTCTAACGTATTTACGGGCACAGGCCCACCCGGTTTTTGAGACCATTCATCGGCTGAGGGAGGCATACCTCGCCATCGGGTTTCAGGAGGCAGAAAATCCAATCATCGTTGATGAACAGGAAGTCTACCGGCAGTTCGGCCCTGAGGCAATGGCAGTTCTGGACCGGGTATTTTATCTGGGCGGGCTCCCCCGTCCGAATGTCGGAATAGGGAAGGAACAGATTCAGAAGATAAACTCAATTCTTGGGCGTGATCTTTCAGAGGACGAGGAGGAATCACTCCGAAAGACCCTTCATGCATATAAAAAATCAGAGATCGACGGGGATGAGCTGGCCTATGAACTCTCCGGAGTGCTCCATACCGATGATGCCCGGATCGTTGAAATTCTGGACCGGGTGTTTCCGGAATTTCGTGCATTAAAGCCAGAGTCATCCAGACAGACGCTCCGATCCCATATGACGAGTGGATGGTTTCAGACCCTTGGGGCTATCTGGGAGAAAGTTCCCCACCCGATACGACTCTTTTCAATTGACCGGTGTTTCAGGCGGGAACAGGCAGAAGACTCTCACCGTCTCATGAGTTATCATTCCGCATCATGTGTGGTTGCCGGTGAGTATGTGACCATTGAGGATGGAAAAGCGGTTGCACGGGCACTTTTGTCAGCATTCGGGTATACTGACTTTGAATTCAGGCCCGATGACAAGCGGTCGAAGTACTACATGCCAGATACTCAGACCGAAGTATATGCCGCACATCCTGATCATGGATGGGTTGAGGTAGCAACCTTTGGGATCTATTCTCCGGTGGCCCTGGCAGAGTACGGGGTAGGGATTCCAGTTATGAATCTGGGACTTGGGGTAGAGCGGATGGCAATGATCATGAACAAGGCAAAGGATGTTCGTGAACTCTGCTTTCCCCAGTTCTTCCCCATCCGGTATACCGATACTGAACTTGCAGCAGGTGTCTCATTACTCGCAGAACCCGCTACAACCCCTGGTAAGAATCTTGTCAGATCCTTGATTAATACCGCAGTTACTCATAGCACTGCAATCGGTCCCTGTTCATTTGTCGCATTTGAAGGGGAGATTGCCGGAAAACAGATCAGAGTATATGTCGAGGAACCGGAGGAGAACGCAAAACTCCTCGGACCAGCCTGCATGAATGAGATCTTCGTCCATAAGGGCGCAATCCTTGGTGTCCCGGACACGGAAAAGTTTGCAGAGGTTAGAAAGAACGGGATTTCAACAGGAATTTCATACCTCTTCGCTGCCGCATCACAGGCTGCTGCAGAGATAGAGCAGGCAGCACATTTCGGTATCCCGACAACGGTTCAGATAAAGATGGCACGGCTTCCAGGTGATATCAACCTGAAGATTGAGCCCTGGGTCATGCGATATATTACCGATAATAATCTCAAGACTGATGTGAGAGGTCCGGTATTTCTCACAATCAGATCTGAAGTGCTTCCCACTTCTGAAGTATAG